The nucleotide window CTCGGCCAGGGCACGGTCGATCCCAACGGCGGCCTCTTCGAAGAAGGCGCTGTGCTGACCCTCCAGGCCCAGCCCGACACCGGCTGGCGCTTCGTCCGCTGGCAGGGCGACGTCCAGGGCGACCAGCCCTCCATCAAACTGGTCATGAACTCAGCCAAGACCGTCGGAGCCGTCTTCGAGCAGGACCCGATCCTCTACCGCCTGACCGTACAAATCGAAGGCCAGGGCACGGTCGATCCCAACGGCGGCAACTACCCGCCCGGGCAGACCGTCAGCCTCACCGCCAAACCCGCTTCCGGCTGGCGGTTCGTCCGGTGGGAAGACGCGGCAACCGGCAGCAGCCCGACCGTCCAACTCCGGATCCTCGCCGACAGCACCGTCAAAGCCGTCTTCGCCGAATCGAACGCCACCATCTATGACCTGACCACCTCCATCGCCGGCGGCCTGGGAACCCTCATGCCCCAAAGCGGCCGGTACCCAGCCGGCGCCATCGTGCAACTGACCGCCACGCCCGCTCCCGGATTTGTCATCAGCCAGTGGACCGGCACCGACGACGATACGTCCACCGCCACCACCAACCGCGTCGTCATGAACGGCAACCGCGAAGTCACCGTCGAATTCATCGCCGCCGCCCCGCCCTCCGGCGACCCCAACACCCCCCTGCCGCTGCCGACCGGCTGCTTCATCGCCACCGCCGCCTTCGGCACACCGCTGGAACCGCAGGTGCGAGTCCTCAGCGATTTCCGCGACCGTTGGTTGATGACCAATCCGCCCGGCCGCTGGTTTGTTCGGAGTTATTATCGTCTTTCGCCGCCGATCGCTACGGTCATCGCCGCCGATCCGACGCTTCGATCGGTTGTCCGCGCGGGGCTGGTTCCGCTGGTCCTTGGCGTTCAGTTGCTGGTTCCCATTGGCTTGCTTGGACTTATGGGGCTGGCGGCGGCCGTCCGTCTGGTCCGCCGACGGGCGTTGAATCCGGCATTCTGAGCATTCCCGTTGTCCGTGCGGGGGCGTTGTGCGCCAAATGTGCCATAAAACTGCCAAAAAAGTATTGATCTATAATTCCGCATAGCGTAATCTATATTGCAACTATGCTGAATTATGCGCATGACCGCCAACCGATCGACATTACTGGATAAGGGCGCCGGCAAGAGCAAGCCGCTGTACCTGCAGATTCGCCAGAAGCTGGCCGACTCGATCCTCGCCGACGAGTTGAGGCCCGGCCAGCGGCTTCCCAACGTCACGAAGCTCGTCCGCGAGTGGAACGTGCATCCCCGAACGATCAAATCGGCGCTCGATTTGCTGGAGCAGGACGGTTTGATCCGTCAGGAGCCGCGGAGGGGGGCGTTTGTGGCTGGGGTGGAGCAGGTTACTCAAACATCAATGTTATTTGTGCGATGGAGTGGCGATCCGCTTTGCGTCCGGATTGCGGAGGGCGTACAGCAGTTCGCGCACGAGGTTGATGTTGAGGTGATGGTGGTCGACGCGCGGCAGGACCACCGGAGTTTTACGGATGCGATCGCCCATCCGCCGGAGGGGACGGCTGGGCTGTTGATCATGCCGTTCGACAGTCCGGCGTACCGCCAGGCGGTTCGCAGCTCGCTGGATGCCGGGTTGAAGGTCGTGTTTGTCGACCGCGTGCTTCCCGGGATCGAGACCAGCGCGGTCACAGCCGACCACTTCGCGGCTGGGTATCGGGTGACACGGCACCTGATCGAGACGCACCAGCGGCCGGTGCACTACGTCGGGTCGACGCAGATTCCGAGTTCGTGCCACGAGCGGTGCCGCGGCTGGGCGGCGGCGATGCAGGAGCACAACTTTGGCGAACTGGAGCGGTTTGCCTGGGAGCTGCCGGTTCCGGAATTCGAGTCGTGCCAATTGCCGTTTGAGGACATATTCGACAATCCCCGCCGCGCCGCGTTGCGGATGTTCGCGGAGGCCCGTCCGGCGGTGACTTGTGTTCACGCGAGCAACGACTACGTGGGCAAGGGCGTGTACCTGGCGGCTGAGCAGTCGGGTTTGCGGATCGGACGCGACGTGTTTGTGGGCGGTTCGGGCGGTCTGCCGATCTGCCAGATGCTTGAGCCGCCGTTGACGAGCGTCTATCAGGACGGCGTGCGTCTGGGCTACGAAGCGGCGCGGCTGCTGCATCAGGAGTTGACGGGCGCGGTCCGACGGCCGATGCATCGGGTTTTGCCGGTGGAGTTGCAGGTTCGCCAGAGCAGCACCGGCTGATCGGGAGCCATTGGAAGAAGGTCGAGACGATGAACCGGAGCCAATCGAGATCGGTGGCATTTACGCTGATCGAACTGCTGGTGGTGGTGGCGATTATTGCGGTGCTGGTCGCCCTTCTGCTTCCGGCCCTTGCCGCGGCGCGGGAGCAGACGCAGGCGACGTTGTGCCAGACCAACCTTCGCAGCATGCTGATCGCCACCGTGGGATACCGCAACGACTACCACGACCTGATGCCTCGCGGGGAAATCCGGACGGCTGACAGCGGCTCGGGTTTCTACTGGCACAGCCCTCGGTGGCCCGCCCGTATCGCCCCGTATTTCGCGTACGACGGGCGCATCCTCGACTGTCCCTCCCAACCGGGCACCGCCATGAACAGCAACCCCGGATATCTCGAGTACGCCGACGGCGAGTACGGCATCAACCCCTACCTGGCTGGGGTGAACGTCCCAGCCACCAGCATCAGTCCCGCCGTCCCGATCTACTCCGAGGTCAGGAACTACTGGACGCAGGGACGCACCCAGGGCTATATTTCGTGGGTCAACGCCATGCACTTCAAGTTTGTCTCGCACATTCACTCCGGTTCGGTCAACGTCGGCTATCACGACGGTTCGGTTCGGCGGACCGGGATACTTGATCCGTTGTGGGGACTTGAACCGATGCACTACTGGCACCTGGAATCACCGATTGCGATACCGTGAATTTTCTGGACCTACTGCGGCCGCTGACCATGAAAGGGCAAGCCATGCGGAGGCGTATGCGAGACCGGAGTTTTACGTTGATCGAGCTGCTGGTGGTGGTGGCGATCATCGCGGTGCTGATCGCGATTTTGCTGCCGGCGTTGCAGCAGGCCCGCAACTCGGCTGGCAACGTGTTGTGCCTGAACAACCTCCGGCAGATCGTCACGGCCTCGATTCTCTACGCTGAGAACCACGGCGGCGAGTTGTTCGACACGCCGTTCGATGACCATGTGTTCATGTCGCAGGGCCAGATTGCCGGGATGCGTTGGGACGGCGACAGCGTTGGGTGTTGGACGGATTGGGGACTGCTCTATGAGACGGGTTTTGTGGCCGACGGTCATCAGGCGTTCTGCCCGCGCGACCGTCTCCACTCGTACGAGAACAACTGGAACACCGACCTGACCCGGTACATCAATGCGAGCTACTACAGCCGCAACTGGTTCCACGAGCAGCAGTATCCTCATTCTCAGTGGGGAGTTACGATCAGGAACATCGACGGGCGAAGCACCGGGTACACGCCCACCACCATCAGCGCGGCTGAGAACGAGCAGATCGCCCGGCGTTCGTTCATCGCCGACGTGATTGACATCAATTACCCTGAGACCTGGGCGGTTCAGCACGATAACGCGGTTAACGTCGGCTATCTCGATGGATCGGCGGCGCCATTCAGGATCACGCCGGACGAGATCCGCTTCGTGTGGATTCCGTGGTGGAACACCGAGGGCCGCATGTTCCCCGATGTTTTCGACAAGCGGCAGTAGGCCTTCTGTCTTCTGCAATCCGAATTCGATGATATCCACACTGACGATAGCCGTTGTTGTGATGGTGGCGGCGCTGCCCGCACAGTCCGCCACCGCGCCGGTTTCGCCGCCGTGGGAGAACCCTTACGGGGTGGTGAACCCGTGGCATGGGATCGGCGAGATCGGGTTGGGCTGGTGCCGGTGCGGCGGCGGGGCGACGCCGCTGGGGTCGTGGAACGTGATTGAGGCTGAGGGACCGGGCCGGTTCAATTGGTCGGCTTCGGATTCGGACCTGGCGGAGTGGCTTGAGAAGAACCGGCTTACGCCGGTACCGATTCTGTGCTATACACCGTCGTGGGCGAGCAGCGGGCCTGGGGGCGAGCACACCTATCCGCCGAGGGATCTGTTCGACTACTACCGCTTTGTCCGCGCGCAGGTGCTGCGGTATAAGGGTCGGGTTCCGGCGTATGAGGTGTGGAACGAGCCGAACGGGCGGGGCGTTTTTTTCGGGGGCGGCGTGGATCAGCTCGTGGCGATGACCAAGATGGCGTATTGCGCGGTCAAGCAGGCGGACGGCGAGGCGGTGGTGCTGTTTCCCGGGCAGGCGGGCATCGACGTGGAGTTTGTGCGGCGGTGTTACGAACTGGGCGCGGGCGACTACTTCGACGTGATGGCTGCCCATCCGTACCAGTGGAGCCGGACGTTCGACGAGGGATACCATTCGGCGGACCGGATCGCGGCGCTTCGCGGGGTGATGGATGCGATGGGTGACCGTCACAAGCCGATCTGGCTCAATGAGTTCGGCTGGTCTGTGGAGGGCGAGATCAGCGAGGCGGACCAGGCGCGACTGCTGGCGATCGCGATGACGTTCTTTCGGTCGTTCGACCATTGCGGGGTCGAGCGGCTGTTCTGGTACAACGCCAAGAGCTGGGGTGAAAACTACGGGCTGCACGACGGCGAGGGGCGGCGACAGGCTTCGTTTTACGCCTACAAGCTGATCGTGGAGCACCTGTCGGCCAAGCGGTTCATCGGGCGGATTGCGGTCGAGGGCGGGCGGGCGTTCGTCTTTGCCGACGATGCACAGCCGGCCAACGCCACGATCGTGGTCTGGTCGCCGACGCTCGAAACGGTTGGCGTCGAACTGCCGGTCCGCCCCGCGACCGAAGTGCAGATCGTCCGCCTCGATGGGAGTCGCGAGACGGTCCGGCATGAAGCCGGTCAGTTGAAGCTCGATGCGACGCCGGAACCGCGGTTTTTGAATTTGCCTCGGGCGGCCGTTGCCAAGATTGAACCGGCCAAACCGGCACGGGTCACGGAGGTCCGGCGGGACGAGAAGCAGAACTCGTTCGTCTGGGCCCAGATCGTAGTTCCGCAGACCACGCATCGGGCGTATCTGTCGCACGGGTCCGGAAAGCTTGCCGTCGCGGTGTACAACTGCACCGATGGGGAACAAGAGGGGTGGGTCAAGCTGGTCTGCCCGACGATCCGGCTGAGCCGGCAGATGCCCTACCGCCTCGCTCCGCTGAGTTCGACCGTGCTGGAGTTTCCCGTCCAGGTTCCTTCCAGCGTGAAGGCGGATGTCTACCCGATTCTGGTTCGCGGCGAAGCGGGCGGCAAGCCGATTTCGAGCTACAAGGACACCATTCGCATCAGCGCCGGACAGGCGATTGAATTTACCGGCAACAGTTGGATCGAGTCGCGGTACCTCAAGTCCAGTCCCGCCGGCGGTCCATCGGTCAGCTTCGCGGACAGGATCGAGTACGGGTTCGACCTGTCCGGCTGCCGCAAGGCGAATTTCACGCTTCACGTCGGCGCGCATGCCGGCGGACCGTGGAAGGTTCAGCTCTCGGGCGGCGATGAGGACTTTGTCACGATGGCTGAGGGCCGGTCGTGGCCCGGCGTTCACCGGTTCGCCGTGCCGGCTGAGCATCTCAACCGGGCGATTCGCCTCCGGATCGACGGGGAGAACTGCCAGCTTTACCATCTGCTGCTGGAGACCACGCCGAGCGAGACCGACGCCGATTAACCCTGATGGAGAATACTATGTTCCGATTCGCGTTCGTGTGCGTGATTCTGGCCATTTCGTCCGTTGCCGCCCTGGCTGAGGGATCGCCGGGGGTTGTTTTTCTGGACGAGTGCGAGGGCCTGGCGCCGTGGCGTTCCAATAACGCGGTGACTCTTTCGATCGACCCGATCGAGCGCAAGACGGGGACGGGCAGCCTTCGGGCCGACTGTGCGGTGGTCAAGTCCGATCCGGGCGCGTGCCTGCTGTCGCGGCGGGTGGACCTGGATCGCGTGCCGCGGTACTGGCACTTCTACGTGATGCTCGAACTGGATCCGCGGTACGGCCACGAGAACCCCAAGCTCCGCATGATTGTCCAGGACGGTGACGGGACGGCTTTGGTGGCCGATCTGGACGGCAAGAGCCGCCGGCCCGCCAACATCGACCCGTGGGCCCACGTGACGGTCGATCGCGATGAGTTCGCGCCTCTGTACCTGGGCGGCAACGGCGTGCTCGATGACGTGGCCACGATCGCCTTCGACCTGCCGCACCGGGCGGGCGAGTTTCGGTGCGACGGCGTCTATGTCGTCCGCTTTGATGAGCTCACGGCTGTGTTCGACGAGGCGGGCGCGTGGATCAGGGGCCGGTGCGATGCGCTTGCCGGTCGGCTCGCCGAACTGGAGGCGAAGCTGGCGGCCCTGCCGGAGGGCGTCGATACCGCGTATCCCGGCTGGGACGCGGCGATGATCGAGATGTTCGTAGAGCACATCCGAGCCGACCTCGGTGAGGAGCGCCACGTCCGGGCGGCTCGGCAACTGCGGTTTATCGAACAACTCGCCGACGATCTGGCGAAGCAGATCGACCAGGCGGTTGGTGGCCAGTCGCCGTGGGCCAAAGCCGCCGACGTGCGGCGGACGGGCCTGACGGTCCGCGACGGTAATTTCCACAACGGCGAGACGGCGGTTTATCCGGGCGGGTTCTGCGGGCACTGGGGACCGGAGCAGCTTCGCCGGTACGCGAGTCTCGGGCTGACCGGCCTCTCGACCGAGATCGGTCCCAATTCGACGCTGCCGGAGCCCGAGAAGACCGCTGTGCCGCAGAGCATGGTGGAGCTGCTGGACCTCGCGGAGGAACTGAACCTGGCGTTCGATCTGCTGTTGAGCCCGCACTACGTTCCGGCGTGGGCGTTCGAGCGGTACGGCGACCTGGACGCGGGCGAGCTTCGGCGGAAGCGTAACGCGTTTATGCCGTGGAACGTCGACAGCGAGGGTCTGCGGGAATTGATGTCGCGGCACCTGGCGGTTCTGATTCCCGCGGTCAAGGATTGTCCGGCTCTGGCGAGCTACGACCTGAGCAATGAGTTGTGGTACGCGATGTTCGGCGATTTCGCGCCGGCTGATTTTCGAGAGTTCCTTGTTGGCAAATACGGTCAGATCGAGCGGCTCAACGCGGCTTGGGACGGCGGTTTTGCGTCGTTTGAGCAGGTTGAGCATCAAGCGGGCAATCCGGCTGCGGCGGCCGATCTGTACGCGTATCATCATGCCCGCGTCGCGCGGTTTTACCGCTGGTACATGGACGAGCTTGGCCGGCACGACGCCAGCCGTCCGGCCTACGCGAAGATTCACGGCGGCTACCGG belongs to Phycisphaerae bacterium and includes:
- a CDS encoding substrate-binding domain-containing protein; translation: MTANRSTLLDKGAGKSKPLYLQIRQKLADSILADELRPGQRLPNVTKLVREWNVHPRTIKSALDLLEQDGLIRQEPRRGAFVAGVEQVTQTSMLFVRWSGDPLCVRIAEGVQQFAHEVDVEVMVVDARQDHRSFTDAIAHPPEGTAGLLIMPFDSPAYRQAVRSSLDAGLKVVFVDRVLPGIETSAVTADHFAAGYRVTRHLIETHQRPVHYVGSTQIPSSCHERCRGWAAAMQEHNFGELERFAWELPVPEFESCQLPFEDIFDNPRRAALRMFAEARPAVTCVHASNDYVGKGVYLAAEQSGLRIGRDVFVGGSGGLPICQMLEPPLTSVYQDGVRLGYEAARLLHQELTGAVRRPMHRVLPVELQVRQSSTG
- a CDS encoding type II secretion system protein: MRDRSFTLIELLVVVAIIAVLIAILLPALQQARNSAGNVLCLNNLRQIVTASILYAENHGGELFDTPFDDHVFMSQGQIAGMRWDGDSVGCWTDWGLLYETGFVADGHQAFCPRDRLHSYENNWNTDLTRYINASYYSRNWFHEQQYPHSQWGVTIRNIDGRSTGYTPTTISAAENEQIARRSFIADVIDINYPETWAVQHDNAVNVGYLDGSAAPFRITPDEIRFVWIPWWNTEGRMFPDVFDKRQ